A region of the Roseiflexus sp. RS-1 genome:
TCCAGGCACGCCGCAGTTGCGGCGAGCGCATTGATGGCATTGTACAGTCCGGGGAGCGGCAAATGCACCTCCATCGCACCCCCCGGAAACGTCAGGCAGAGTGTTGCATGGTCAGCGCCGTGGAGATCCAGGCGTTCCAGCGCATACACAGGGATCGGGCGTGCAGCGCCGCATGCCTCGCACCGGTAATGCCCGACGTGGGCGTAGAAGAGCGCAGTATAGCGGTAGGGCGCACCGCAGCGACGGCAAAACCGGGCATCGCCGATCTGCGCCGCTGATCCTGCCGCATGCCGGACATCGTTGAGACCGTAGTAGCGCACCTGCGCCGTCAACCCTTCACCCAGCGCCGCCACGGCGGGATCATCGGCGTTGAGCAGAACCGTGGTGGTGGCGGGGAGACGTTCAAGCGCCGCCCGCCACCCTGCCGCAACCGTATCCACTTCGCCGTAGCGGTCGAGTTGATCGCGGAACAGATTATGCAGCACCACCAGGCGCGGATGGGTTTCGGCTGCCACATCGGGGAAAGCCGCCTCATCCGTCTCGAAGAGGGCAATCTGCGCCCTGAGGCGTCCGTCGGGCGATGCGCCTGCCAGCGCCGTTGTCGTGACGCCGCTCACCAGATTGGCGCCAGCGCGGTTGTGAAGCAGTGCGCGTCCATCTGCCGCCAGTGTCGCCGCAATCATGCGGGTGGTGGTGGTTTTGCCGTTGGTCCCGGAGAGCAGCGCCACTCCCTGGGGCAGCCGCGCCGTCAGTTTCCGCAGTGTGTGCGGATCGATCCGCCGGGCGACGAGACCCGGAAGCGTCGTGCCGCCGCCGCGCCGCAACATGCGACTGGCAATGCCGGCTGATTGACCGGCTGTGATTGCCAGGAAGAGTCGAACATCGAACATCATAGGCGTGCCGGGTTACCTGCCGGTCAACCCGTGGCGTGCTGCAACAACTTCGGCGATGATACTCACGGCGATCTCTTCCGGCGAGTCGGACCCGATCTTCAGCCCGATTGGCGCGTGCAGGCGCGCCAGCTGTTCTTCCGGCACGCCATCGGCGCGCAACCGTTCGAGACGTCTGGCGTGCGTTTTGGGACTCCCCAGCGCGCCGACGTAGCGCGCTGGCGAAGGCAGCGCAACCTTGAGCGCCGGGTCGTCGAGTTTCGGATCGTGGGTCAGCAGCACCACAAAACTGTTGCTCGTCAACCGTCCCGGCAACACTTCATCGGGCCAGGCGTGGATCAGTTCATCGGCGTGGGCGAAGCGTTCCGGGGTTGCAAAGGCGCCGCGCGCATCGATAACAACGGTGCGAAACCCAAGTGCTTTGGCGAAGGTGACGAGCGGGATGGCGATGTGCACTGCCCCGACGATAAACATGGTTGGGGGAGGAGGAAAGGTCTCGATAAAGACCTGCACTTCTCCTTCAGAGGTTGCATATGTGCGAATTCCGCTCTCGGCGCGCAACAGCATCGCCAGCGCATCGCGTTCGACCGCTTCATTGAGTGCAGGTTCGCCCAGCGTGCCGAGCAACGCTTCGTCGGGGCGCACCAGCGCTTTTGTTCCGATCTGCCCCGCTCCATCGACGATAGTTGCCACTGCGACCGGTTGCTCTGCATCGAGACAGGCCTTGAGTGTCTGATATAACGTAGCCATGATTTTCCCCACAGGAACGAAAAGGGTTTGTGTACTTCACAGGTGGTATGCCGTTGAAAAAGCGCGTGGATCACAGGAACGCTCGAAAAACAGAACACGCGCCCTGGCGTCGCACCATCGCTCTTGGACGCAGCAACAGCAGCAAAAGTTGCAGTGGCGTCAGGCGCCCGCTTACCACTCCAGCGGCTCAACGAACACGTCGATGATCCCGCCGCATGCCAGCCCGACATCCCATGCCTCATCGTCTGCAACGCCGAAGTGGAGCAATTGCGCCTTGCCGGTTCTGATCGCTTCCTGACAGGCGTCGAACACAGCGCCCTCGATACAGCCGCCGCTGACCGAGCCGACCATTGCACCGCTCGACGAAACCGCCATCTTTGCTCCAACACCACGTGGTGCAGAACCAAGCGTCTTCACCACAGTGGCAATCGCCACGCGCTCGCCGCGCGCGCGCCATTGCTCAATTGCAGGAAGAACGTCTTTCATATGTGTGCCTCACCATTATCGCAACGTCTCACCCAATGTTGTCGGTTCCAGACCGGCAGCACGCAGCCGATCAATAATACCGGGGAGTGCGCCAGCAGTCGCCGGACGCCCGTGGAGCAGGAGGATGCCGCCGGACGCCCATGCGGGATCGGCGACGGCACGGTCGAGCCATGCCGGTATGCCGCGATCATCTGCGCTCCAGTGGTACGGTATATACCCTTCTGCCGTGACTACGACGACCGCC
Encoded here:
- a CDS encoding XdhC family protein, producing the protein MATLYQTLKACLDAEQPVAVATIVDGAGQIGTKALVRPDEALLGTLGEPALNEAVERDALAMLLRAESGIRTYATSEGEVQVFIETFPPPPTMFIVGAVHIAIPLVTFAKALGFRTVVIDARGAFATPERFAHADELIHAWPDEVLPGRLTSNSFVVLLTHDPKLDDPALKVALPSPARYVGALGSPKTHARRLERLRADGVPEEQLARLHAPIGLKIGSDSPEEIAVSIIAEVVAARHGLTGR
- a CDS encoding XdhC family protein, yielding MKDVLPAIEQWRARGERVAIATVVKTLGSAPRGVGAKMAVSSSGAMVGSVSGGCIEGAVFDACQEAIRTGKAQLLHFGVADDEAWDVGLACGGIIDVFVEPLEW
- a CDS encoding Mur ligase family protein yields the protein MMFDVRLFLAITAGQSAGIASRMLRRGGGTTLPGLVARRIDPHTLRKLTARLPQGVALLSGTNGKTTTTRMIAATLAADGRALLHNRAGANLVSGVTTTALAGASPDGRLRAQIALFETDEAAFPDVAAETHPRLVVLHNLFRDQLDRYGEVDTVAAGWRAALERLPATTTVLLNADDPAVAALGEGLTAQVRYYGLNDVRHAAGSAAQIGDARFCRRCGAPYRYTALFYAHVGHYRCEACGAARPIPVYALERLDLHGADHATLCLTFPGGAMEVHLPLPGLYNAINALAATAACLELGVAAARIRTSLECFDAAFGRIERIDAGGRPLLIALIKNPVGATETVRMLTEARKFHTSTAPEVSPAPSHHDSPLIASNTNHNLHLFILINDRHADGTDVSWLWDAEFERLTGCVAHVTVSGTRAADMAVRLKYAGVEPERMTIADDPSHALDAALNRLPPGATLYVLPTYTAMLDLRAELVRRGWVRPFWEH